Within Halopelagius longus, the genomic segment ACGAACTCGACGGAGAGACCGACGTCGTCCGGTACGTCGAGGTGATGCTCGCCGACATAGACGACTCCGAGTCCGCGTTCGACCACGGCGGCGCGGGAAGCGGCATCCCCGTACCGGACTTGGTGAACGCCGTCAACGCCATGAGCGACATGACGCGAGAGCAGGTGTCGAGCGAGATAAATCGCCTCCACGACGAGGGCGTCTTCGAGGAGGACACAGAGCAGCATCCGGAGGCGCGGGTTCGGTTGGTCGGGCAGGGCGACCGAGAAGACGTGAGCGGGCGGTAAGAGAACGAAACGGCGCGAGGGGCGATGCGCGGAGGCGAGACGCCGCCGAACCGCCGTTGCTCGCGCCGACTTCGAAGCGTACCAGACATAACGTTCGGGGGGTCAATAGCAGACGATGACCGACGAGGCGACGGCGTTCGTCCCCGGACACGTGACGGGGTTCTTCAGCGCGCACCCGGACGAGGACCCGGCTGTCGCGGGGTCCCGCGGCGCGGGCGTGACGCTCACCGACGGGGTTCGCGTGACGGTTCGGCGGGACGAACGCGGAGGCGACGACGGCAGGACGGAAACCGACCCGGAGGCGGGCGCGGCGACGCGGCAGGTGCGCTCCGCCGCCGTGACGTTGAACGGCGAACGCGTCGGGGTGGCCCCCGTCGGAGGCGTCCTCGACGCACTCGGCGTGGACGAGGGCCGGGTGAGCGTCGCGGCGGAGACGCCGCTTCCCGTCGGCGCGGGGTTCGGCGTCAGCGGTGCCGTCGCGTTGGGCGTCGCGTTCGGGGCGAACGTCCTGTTCGGGCGCGGGCGCTCGGAGAACGAACTCGTGACCGTCGCCCACCGCGCGGAGGTGGAGGCCGGGACGGGCCTCGGCGACGTGGTGGCGCAGGCCCGCGGCGGCCTCCCCATCCGCCTCGACCCCGGCGCGCCGGGGCACGGCGCGTTGGACGGCATCCCCGAACGCCCGCGCGTCGAGTACGTCACCTTCGGCGAACTCTCGACGGCGGCGGTGCTCTCCGGCGACACGACTGCGCTCACCGCCGCGGGGGAGTCGGCGCTCGAAGACCTGCGCGAGGAACCCACCGCCTCGCGGATGGTCGCCCTCTCGCGGCGGTTCGCCCGCGAGGCCGGACTGCTCACCGACCGGGTGGCCGACGCCATCGACGACGTGCGGGCGGCGGGCGGCGACGCGTCGATGGCGATGCTCGGCGAGACGGTGTTCGCGTTCGGCACCGGCCTCTCGGACGCCGGGTACGACCCCGAGGTGTGCGACGTTCACACCGCGGGCGCGGGACTCCTGCCGGGGGAGTGAGCCGTCTCGCCGCCGAGTGGCGACGACCCGACCGCCGAGGACGCATCGCCTCGTTTTTCACCGCTTCGAACCAATCACCGGCAATGAGCGACATCGAGATTCCCGAGAGCCACCCGCGGTATCAGTCGCTCCTGACGCGACACCGCATCGAGGAAGGGGTGGAGAAGGGCATCACGAGCAAGCAGGGCCTCATCGCGGAGGGGCGCGGCGAGGCGTTCGACTACCTCCTCGGGGAGCGAACGCATCCGGCGGCCGACGAGGCGGAACGCGCGGCGGCGGCGCATCTCCTCCTCGCAGAGCACCCGGTCCTCTCTGTGAACGGCAACGTCGCCGCACTCGTCCCCGGCGAGATGGTCGAACTCGCGGCGGCGGTTGACGCCGACGTGGAGGTGAACCTGTTCAATCGGACGGAGGAGCGACTCGAAGCCATCGCGGACCACCTCCGCGACCACGGCGCGACGGAGGTGAAGGGACTCGCCGCGGACGGTCGGATTCCGGGACTCGACCACGAACGCGCGAAGGTGGACGCCGACGGCATCGGCGCGGCGGACGTGGTGTTGGTGCCCCTGGAGGACGGCGACAGGGCGGAGGCACTCGGCGCGATGGGGAAGACGGAGATAGTGATAGACCTCAACCCCCTCTCGCGGTCCGCACAGACCGCGGCGGTGCCCGTCGTGGACAACATCATGCGGGCGATTCCGAACATCACCGCGCACGCGCGAGACTTGCGCGACGCCCCCCGCGAGGAGTTGGAGCGAATCGTCGCCGAGTTCGACGCCGACGGCGCCCTCGCGGCGGCGGAGGAGGCGATTCGGAGCGGTTCGCTGGACGACGCGAAGACGGAGACGGAGATGGACGCGGAGTCGGACGCCGAGACGAAGGCGGACGCGGACGCAGAGGCGGCGCGGACGGACAACTGAGGCCGACGCGGACGTTCGCTACCGGAATCCGCTCAAGAGTACCGCCGTCCACTGCGCGGCGTCGCGGCGACGCCGCACCTCTATCGCTTCGACCCACTTTATCCACTGGAAGCCCCGGCGGTCCGGCGCGACCAGACGGAGCGGAAAGCCGTGGCCGTGGGTGAGTCGTTCGCCGCCGACGTGCGTCGCCAGTAGCATCTCGCGGGCCTCCGCTATCGGGAAGGACCACCGATAGCCCGTCACCGAGTGGACCGTCACCCACCGGGCGTCGTCGTCGGGGGCCGCCGCGTCGAGAACCGACCCGAGGCGGACGCCACGCCAGTCGCGTTCGGCGTACCATCCGCTGGTGCAGTCGAGGAGGACGCGCCGTTCGGCGTCGGGCGCGAGTTCGTCGGCCGACAGTTCCAGCGTCGAATCGGTCAGACCGCCGACGCGCAGACGCCACGACGCCTCGTCCACCGGGTCGGGGTCGTCGGCGACCCAACTGGTCACCGGGAACGAGGCGTTGCCGTCGCCCGTTTCCCCCTCGGGTTCGAGGCCGTCGCCCTCGACGGGTTTCGACCCGGTGAAGCGCCGCCGTCGTCCCGGCGTCTCCAACGCGACGGCGAGGAGTTCCTGAACGCGAAACAGGAGCGCACCCCCGACGAGAAGCGCGCCGTACCGGAGGGCGGTCCTGCGCCCCTCGAAGTCCGCCCGTCGGGGCGGCCGGTATCGGGTGACGAGGTGCGCGACGACGAGGGGCAGGAGGAGGAGTCCGAGTCCCACGTGGAGGTTCAGCAGGTTCCAGTACGCGAGGACGCGGGCGTTACCGCCGAGGACCCACCAGACACCGGTGGCGAGTGCGGCGACGGCTACCGTCGCGGTGAGAACCGAGAGTACCGTCGCCCGGTCCCACAGGCGGGCGTCGGTGACGCGATTTCTCACCCGGCGGAGTTTGAAGAACAACAGGAAGACGAACGCGACGCCCACGACGGAGTGGACGTAGAACACCGGCCAGTGGTCGGGGCGTCCGGCCCCGAGGCTGAGGACGCCGCTTCCGAACTCGACGAGGACGCACGCCAGTAGCGACCAGTCCACCAGTCGCGGCGGCGGTTCCGCGTCGGCGAGCGCCGACCGGAGTCGTGAGAGCACGTCTCGAAGATGGGGGCCGGAGCGGAATCAACTCGTCGGCGAGGAAGGTTCGCGGCGGCCGACACCGGCGCTTCGGTCAGTCGTCCGCGCGCGCGGCGTCGCCCGTCAGGTCCGCGGGAAGGTTCGTCTCCAGTCGGTCCCTGTCGTGCGGCGCGCCGAAGTCGATATCCGGGCCGACGGGGACGAGTCGCTTCGGGTTCAGGTCGCCGTGACTGCGGTAGTAGTGCCGGACGATGTGGTCGAAGTTGACCGTCTCCTCGATACCGGGGAGTTGGTACAGTTCCTTCGCGTAGTTCCAGAGGTTCGGGTACTCGTGGATGGGCCGGCGATTGCACTTGAAGTGCGTGTGGTAGACGTGGTCGAAGCGGACGAGGGTGGCGAACATCGCGACGTCGGCCTCCGTCAACACGTCGCCGACGAGGTATCGCTGTTCGTCTAAGACCGTCTCCCACCGGTCGAGGGCGTCGAACAGGTCGGAGACGGCCCGGTCGTACGCCTCTTGGGTCTCGGCGAACCCGGCGCGGTAGACGCCGTTGTTGATGGGTTCGTAGATTGCGTCCAAGGCGGTGTCCACCTCGTCGCGGTAGCCCTCGGGCCAGAGGTCCACGTCCCGCGTCGCGTGCGCCTCGAACTGCGTGTCGAGCATGCGCATGATCTCCCGGGACTCGTTGTTGACGATGGTCTCCGTCTCTTTGTCCCAGAGGACGGGCACGGTGACGCGTCCGGTGAACTCGGGGTCCGCGCGGGTGTAGATGTCGCGGAGGTACGGTTCGCCGTAGAGGGGGTCGGGGTACTCCTCGGAGAACTCCCACCCGTCGTCGATGCGGACGGGTTCGACGACGGACAAAGATATCGCCTCTTCCAGCCCTTTCAGGCGGCGCGTCATCGCCGCGCGGTGCGCCCACGGGCACGCCCGCGAGATGTACAGGTGGTAGCGCCCCGACTCCGCCGGGAACTCGGCGTCCGAGTCCGCCCGAACTCGGTCGCGGAACGACGTCTCCTGCCGGTCGAACTCGCCCTCCTCGTTCGTGGACTCGTAGGCGTCGATTCGCCACTCGCCGTCGACGAGCATGTTCACCGACGGCCACCTCCGCGGGTCGTACGTGTCGTCATGGCGCGACGTACGAACTCGACGGGGTAAACCGTTCGGCGGTCTGGCGACGGCCGCACAGGACGGAGCGAAAAGTCAGCGGAGAGCACAGTCGCGGAAATCCATCGGTTCAGTGACGTTTATGACCGATAATGAAGAATACGCCCATGTATCATGGTATCAATAGACATGGATACGGAAGACGGGCAACGGGAGGTACTCCGGCGCATGCTCACCATCCGGGCGTTCGACGACAAGGTGGGCGAACTGTTCGAGGACGGCGAACTGCCCGGGTTCGTCCACCTCTACATCGGCGAGGAGGCGGTCGGCGTGGGCGCGGCGGCGGCGTTGGAGGACGAGGACCTCATCGCCTCGACGCACCGGGGTCACGGCCACTGCATCGCCAAGGGACTCGACCCCGAGGGGATGATGGCCGAGGTGCACGGCAAACAGAAGGGCTACTGCAACGGCAAGGGCGGGTCGATGCACATCGCCGACGTGGACGCCGGGATGCTCGGCGCGAACGGCATCGTCGGCGCTGGCCCGCCGTTGGCGACGGGCGCGGCCCTCTCGGCGCAGATGCGCGACTCCGAGCAAGTGGCGCTTGCGTTCTTCGGCGACGGGGCCGTCGCGCAGGGGCAGGTCCACGAGGCCATCAACCTCGCGGCGACGTGGGACCTCCCGGCCGTCTTCCTCGTCGAGAACAACAAGTTCGGCGAGGGGACGCCCGTCGAGAAACAGCACAACATCGAACACCTCAGCGAGACGGCGGAGGCGTACGACATTCCGGGGTTCACCGTGGACGGGATGGACGTCGTCGCGGTGAACGAAGCGGTCAGGGAGGCCCGCGAACGCGCCGCGAACGGCGAGGGGCCGACGTTCATCGAGGCCGACACCTACCGCTTCCGCGGCCACTTCGAGGGCGACCACCAACCGTACCGCGACGAGGAGGACATCGGCGAGTGGCGCGAGGGCCGCGACCCGATACAGAACTTCAAGAACCGCCTGTTGGAGGCGGGCACCATCGACCAAGACGAGTTCGAGTCGATGCGCGAGGAGGCCAGAGAGCGGATAGACGAAGCCGTCGAGGCCGCACAGGCGGCCGACGACCCGGCCCCCCACGAGGCGTACGAGGACATGTTCTCGATGCACGTCCCGGACATCGACCGATTCGCGCGGTCCGCCGCGACGGACGGCGGGCGGAACCACGGAGGTGCCGACGACGAGTCGGCAGCACGTCAGACGCAGTCTGACGGAGGTGAGAGCCGATGAGCACCGAATCACGACCCGGCGACGGCGTAGACCAGACCGAGACGATGACGATGCGGGAGGCCATCAGGGCGGCCCTCCGCGAGGAGATGCAGGACGACGAAAACGTGTTCATCATGGGCGAGGACGTCGGCGAGTTCGGCGGCGTCTTCAGCGTGACGGACGGCCTCGTCGACGAGTTCGGCGAGGACCGCGTCCGCGACACGCCCATCAGCGAGGCCGGATTCACGGGCGCGGGCGTCGGCGCCGCCGCCACGGGGACGCGCCCCGTCGTCGAGATAATGTTCTCGGACTTCCTCGGCGTCGCCTCCGAGCAGATAATCAACCAGATGGCGAAGATGCGCTACATGTTCGGCGGGAAGACGGAGATGCCCATCACCGTCCGCACCACCGAGGGCGGCGGGATGGGCGCGGCCAGTCAACACTCCGGCACCCTCCACACGTGGTTCGCGCACTTCCCCGGACTCCTCGCCGTCGCGCCGGGCACGCCGCGGGCCGCCAAGGGCCTGCTCAAGTCGGCCATTCGCTCGGACGACCCGGTGTTCTTCTTCGAGAACAAGATGATATACGAACGGGAGGGCGAGGTGCCGGTGGATCCCAACTACACCGTTCCACTCGGGCAGGCGAGCGTCGAACGAGAGGGCGAGGACGTCACCGTCGTCGCCACCCAGCGCATGGTCGGCGAATCGCTGGACCTCGCCGAGGAGATGGCGGGACAGGCGAGCGTCGAGGTCATCGACCTCCAGTCGCTGTACCCCCTCGATACGGACACCTTGGTCGAGAGCGTCGAGAAGACCGGTCGCCTCGTCGTCGCCGACGAGAGCCCCCTCTCGTACGGCACGCACGCCGAATTGATGGCCCGCGTGATGGAGGACGGCTTCTACAGTCTCGACGCGCCGCCGATGCGCGTCGGCGTGGCCGACACCCACATCCCGTTCAGTCCGACCTTAGAGCAAGAGGTCGTCCCGTCCGCAGAGGACGTGCGAAGCGCGGTGGAGAAACTGGTGTAGCGTGACCGCCCGCGTCGGACTGGTCGTCAACCCCGCGGCGGGGCGCGACATCCGCCGCCTCACCGGCGGGGCGAGCGTCAGCAACAACTACGCCAAGCGCCGCACCGCCGAGTGCGTCCTCGCCGGCGTCGGCGTCGTCGAGGGCGCGGAGGTACTCGCGATGCCCGACGCCTCCGGCATCGCGGAGCGAATCCTCGATTCGGCCCCCGACGGCGTCGAGACGGGACTCCTCGACTTCGCACCGGCGGGCGGTCCCCGGGACACGCGCCGCGCGGCCGAACGCTTCCGAGAGGCGGCCGACGCGGTGGTCGTCCTCGGCGGCGACGGGACGAACCGCGACGCGGGGACGAGCGTCGGCGACGTGCCCCTCGTCTCCGTCTCGACGGGGACGAACAACGTCGTCCCGACGGCGGTGGACGGCACCGTCGCGGGGATGGCCGCCGCAGTCGTCGCCGACGGCGCGGCGGACGCGAAAGCGGTCAGTTACCGACACGGAACCGCAGTCGCCGAGGTGGACGGACGCACCGGCCGCGAGACGGTCACGGGCCTCGCCACCGTCGGCGTCGTGGACGAGGCGTTCGTCGGGACGCGCGCCCTATTGGACTCCGAGAGCCTCCTCGGGGGCGTCGCCTCCCGCGCCGCCCCCGGCGAGATAGGCGTCTCCGGCGCGGCGGGGGCCGTCCACCGCGTCGAACCCGACGAGTCCGGCGGCGTCGGAATCCGATTCGCGCCCGCGGGGGAGGCGTCGCGCCGCGTCCGCGCCGTCACCGTCCCCGGCGTCGTCTCCGAACTCGGCGTCGCGGAGTGCCGCCGACTCGACGCCGAGGAGTCGTTCGCCTTCGAGGTTGAGACGGCCGTCGTCAGCGCCGACGGCGAACGCGAACTGGAGGTCCGCGACGCCGAAATCGCGGTTCGTCCGGCGGACGACGGCCCGCGCATCGTGGACGTGGACGCCGCACTCGCCGCCGCCGCGGAGGAGGGGTTCTTCGTCGGAGAGTAGGCGGTCGGTTCCGCGTCAGGACGGCGTCGAAGCGTTCCGCACCTCGACGTCGCGTCGGGCGGCGACGTGACCGCGAATCGTCAGCCTCACCGGTCCGTCCTCGTAGGCAGTGTACGAGGTGTCGATGTCCACCGACGCCGTCGTCTCCTCGCCCGCGGCCACCTCGCGTTCGACGACGCGCGACTCGTCGTCGTCGGCTATCGCGTTCGTCGGCCAGTAGAGGGCCGCGAGGAACCGGCCGTCCGTCTCGGAGACGTTCCGCGCCGTCAGCGAGACGGAGAGGGTCTCCCCCTGCGACACCGACTCGGGAACCTCCAGAGAGACGAGTTCGAATCGCGGGGACGGCGCTTCGAGGCGGTCGGCCATCCGAGTCGGAAGCGGCCACTCCGAGTCGTCCGGGTCGTACCGAATCCGCGGATTCGACGCTGAGAGGGGAGAGGGCACCTCGAAAGCGAGGTACGACCGGTCGCTACCGCCGAAGTTCTTCCCCACCGGGCTACCTTCGTGACCCGCCACGGCGCGATTTATCGCCCCGACGGTGTCCGAGAGGCCCGGGTTCCACGAGTCCGAGTCGGTGCGGAAGGTGAAATCGGACTGCGAGAGGCCGTCGGGCGGTCGGACCGACGCGACGACGTACTGTCGCCCCTCGACGGCGAGGACGCCGCCGGACCCCATCATCGACTCGTACCTGACGGCTTTCCTGACGACGGCGTCATCGACGACGACGCCCGAGACGGGCGTCGAATCCGTCCCGTCGGGCGTTCCGTCCGTCGATTCGTCGGTCCCTCCGTCCGTCGATTGGTCGGTTCCGCCTCTAGACTGCAACGACGCGCGCGAGAGACACCCCGCGCTCCCGGAGGCGCAGAGTCCGCAGAGTGCGAGCATCCGTCGGCGGTTCATGCTCGTTCGTTTCACCGACCGGGTCAAGTACTTTCAGGAGACTCAAAGCGGCGTTTTTCCCTTCCGGCCGGCGCGCCGTCTCCGGGACGTGCGTTTTTGTCGCCGCCGTCCGTATCTCGGCGTATGCCCTCCACGTCCCTCGTCGAGTCGGTGTCGCGGGTCAAGGTCGTATCGAGTGCCGCAATCGGCCTCCTCGCGGCGGTGGCAATCGGCCTCGGTTACTTCCGTCCGTCCGCGCCCGTCGCCGTCGCACTCGCCTTCCTCTTGGCCGTCGCTGCCGTCGGCGGCCTGCGGCCGTTCGCCGATACGGTCGCGTACCAACTGCTTCTGACCGCCGCGTTCGCGGCCTTCGGACTGAGCGTCATCGTCACGGAGGGGAAGACTGTCCTTTCCGTCTTCTTCGCCATTCTCGGAGCCGTCGGCGTCCTCCACTACGGCCGTCGCGCGCTACGGTCCGGTCTCTGGACGCCCGTCTCCGGGTGACTCCGATTTCGCCTCCGTGCCGATCACGCCCGCCGCCAGTCTAGGGAGACCGGCAGGTCCTCGCGGAGGAGTTCGTTGACGTGGCAGGTTCGCTCACCGTTACGGACGATGCGTTCCACCCTCTCCTCGTCGGCGTCGGTGTCGAGCACCGCGGTTAGCGAGATGGACTCGACGGACCCCTCCGGCGGCGTCGCTTCCGCCTCGACGGTGACGTTCCGCACGTCCGCGTCGCGGATGTCCGCTTGGACGCCGATGCTCGCGGAGAGGCAGGCCGCCAGCGAACTGACGAACAGGTCCACGGGCGTCGGCGCGGTGCCGCCGCCGAACTCCTCGGTCACGTCGAAGTCGTACTCGAACGACCCCGCTTCGACGGTGCCCTTCAGGTCGGGGCCGACGGACGCCGTCGCCGTCGCTTCGGGGAGTTCTACGGATTCGGGTTCGGTCGCCTCCACCCCCTCTAAGAGGGGCCACGGGTCGTCGAGGTGGTCGGAGAGAGTGGCCATGAACCGCGCCGCGTCCGCCCCGTCCACGACGCGGTGGTCGAACGACAGGTCGAGGGGGAGCATCCGACGGACGGTGAAGTCGCTCCCCGACTCGTCCGGAACGACCCGTTCTTCGACGGCGTTGACGCCGAGGATGGCCACCTGCGGCGGGTTGATGACCGGGTCGAACGACTCCACCCCGAGGACGCCGAGATTCGAGACGGTGAACGTCCCCCCCGAGAGGTCGTCCATCGAGTAGTCGCCGTCGAGGACGCGTCGGGTCACCTCCCGGCGCGTCTCGGCGAGTTCCGAAAGCGAGAGCGAATCGACGCCGCGGACGACGGGTGCGAGCAACCCCTCCTCGACGTCGACGGCGACGCAGACGTTCTGCTCCTCGTGGAGGCGGTGGGTGTCGTCCCGGAAGGTGGCGTTGAACTCCGGATGCTCAGCGAGCGTCGCCGACAGCGCCTTCAGGAGGATATCCGTCAGCGACACGTCCGTCCCGAGTTGCTCTCCTGCGGCGTCCGCCGCCGCGAGGGCCGCCTCCGCGTTCGTCGTTCGGTGGACGGTGACGTGGACGGACTCGCGGTAGCTCTTCCCGAGTCTGTCGGCGATGGTGCGGCGCATCCCCGACAGTGTTCGCTCCTCGCTGACAGCCGGTTCGGCGGATTCGCCGGCCGCCGCCTCACCACCGGACTCCGCGGCCGCCTCGACGTCGTTCTCCGTGATTGCGCCGCCCGGACCGGACCCCTCGACGCGTCCGATATCGACGCCGAGTTCGTCGGCGCGCTTTCTCGCCCGGGGGCTGGCCTTCACGTCCTCCTCGTCGCCGGTGCCGCCGGATTCCGCCGCCGCCTTGACGTCCGCTTCCGTAATCGCGCCGTCGGGACCCGACCCCTCGACGCTCCCGACATCGACGCCGAGTTCGTCGGCGCGTCGCTTCGCCCGCGGACTGGCTTTCACGTCCGCCGCGGAACCCGAACCGGTGCCGCCGCCGGAGTCCGCGGCCGTCGCTCCCCTATCTCCGCCCGTCTCTGCGCCCGAATCCGCCGTCTCCGCCTCCTCCCCCGCGTCGGGTGCGCCCTCGACGGCCCCCGCCTCGAAGTCGGCCATCAGCGAGGAGATGTCCTCGTCGGCGCCGCCGACGATGCCGAGTGCGGCCCCCGGCGGGACGGACTCGCCCGCCTCGACGCCGACGTGCCTGAGGACGCCCGACTCCCGCGCGTCTATCTCCGCCGTCGTCTTCTCGGACTCTATCTCCGCGACGGGTTCGTCCGCCGTCACCTCCTCGCCCTCCTCCGCGAACCACTCCACGACCGTTCCGGAATCCATCTCCAGCCCTAACTTGGGCA encodes:
- a CDS encoding pantoate kinase, which translates into the protein MTDEATAFVPGHVTGFFSAHPDEDPAVAGSRGAGVTLTDGVRVTVRRDERGGDDGRTETDPEAGAATRQVRSAAVTLNGERVGVAPVGGVLDALGVDEGRVSVAAETPLPVGAGFGVSGAVALGVAFGANVLFGRGRSENELVTVAHRAEVEAGTGLGDVVAQARGGLPIRLDPGAPGHGALDGIPERPRVEYVTFGELSTAAVLSGDTTALTAAGESALEDLREEPTASRMVALSRRFAREAGLLTDRVADAIDDVRAAGGDASMAMLGETVFAFGTGLSDAGYDPEVCDVHTAGAGLLPGE
- a CDS encoding 4-phosphopantoate--beta-alanine ligase is translated as MSDIEIPESHPRYQSLLTRHRIEEGVEKGITSKQGLIAEGRGEAFDYLLGERTHPAADEAERAAAAHLLLAEHPVLSVNGNVAALVPGEMVELAAAVDADVEVNLFNRTEERLEAIADHLRDHGATEVKGLAADGRIPGLDHERAKVDADGIGAADVVLVPLEDGDRAEALGAMGKTEIVIDLNPLSRSAQTAAVPVVDNIMRAIPNITAHARDLRDAPREELERIVAEFDADGALAAAEEAIRSGSLDDAKTETEMDAESDAETKADADAEAARTDN
- a CDS encoding molybdopterin-dependent oxidoreductase, with translation MLSRLRSALADAEPPPRLVDWSLLACVLVEFGSGVLSLGAGRPDHWPVFYVHSVVGVAFVFLLFFKLRRVRNRVTDARLWDRATVLSVLTATVAVAALATGVWWVLGGNARVLAYWNLLNLHVGLGLLLLPLVVAHLVTRYRPPRRADFEGRRTALRYGALLVGGALLFRVQELLAVALETPGRRRRFTGSKPVEGDGLEPEGETGDGNASFPVTSWVADDPDPVDEASWRLRVGGLTDSTLELSADELAPDAERRVLLDCTSGWYAERDWRGVRLGSVLDAAAPDDDARWVTVHSVTGYRWSFPIAEAREMLLATHVGGERLTHGHGFPLRLVAPDRRGFQWIKWVEAIEVRRRRDAAQWTAVLLSGFR
- a CDS encoding glutathione S-transferase family protein is translated as MNMLVDGEWRIDAYESTNEEGEFDRQETSFRDRVRADSDAEFPAESGRYHLYISRACPWAHRAAMTRRLKGLEEAISLSVVEPVRIDDGWEFSEEYPDPLYGEPYLRDIYTRADPEFTGRVTVPVLWDKETETIVNNESREIMRMLDTQFEAHATRDVDLWPEGYRDEVDTALDAIYEPINNGVYRAGFAETQEAYDRAVSDLFDALDRWETVLDEQRYLVGDVLTEADVAMFATLVRFDHVYHTHFKCNRRPIHEYPNLWNYAKELYQLPGIEETVNFDHIVRHYYRSHGDLNPKRLVPVGPDIDFGAPHDRDRLETNLPADLTGDAARADD
- a CDS encoding thiamine pyrophosphate-dependent dehydrogenase E1 component subunit alpha, giving the protein MVSIDMDTEDGQREVLRRMLTIRAFDDKVGELFEDGELPGFVHLYIGEEAVGVGAAAALEDEDLIASTHRGHGHCIAKGLDPEGMMAEVHGKQKGYCNGKGGSMHIADVDAGMLGANGIVGAGPPLATGAALSAQMRDSEQVALAFFGDGAVAQGQVHEAINLAATWDLPAVFLVENNKFGEGTPVEKQHNIEHLSETAEAYDIPGFTVDGMDVVAVNEAVREARERAANGEGPTFIEADTYRFRGHFEGDHQPYRDEEDIGEWREGRDPIQNFKNRLLEAGTIDQDEFESMREEARERIDEAVEAAQAADDPAPHEAYEDMFSMHVPDIDRFARSAATDGGRNHGGADDESAARQTQSDGGESR
- a CDS encoding alpha-ketoacid dehydrogenase subunit beta; translation: MSTESRPGDGVDQTETMTMREAIRAALREEMQDDENVFIMGEDVGEFGGVFSVTDGLVDEFGEDRVRDTPISEAGFTGAGVGAAATGTRPVVEIMFSDFLGVASEQIINQMAKMRYMFGGKTEMPITVRTTEGGGMGAASQHSGTLHTWFAHFPGLLAVAPGTPRAAKGLLKSAIRSDDPVFFFENKMIYEREGEVPVDPNYTVPLGQASVEREGEDVTVVATQRMVGESLDLAEEMAGQASVEVIDLQSLYPLDTDTLVESVEKTGRLVVADESPLSYGTHAELMARVMEDGFYSLDAPPMRVGVADTHIPFSPTLEQEVVPSAEDVRSAVEKLV
- a CDS encoding NAD(+)/NADH kinase, with amino-acid sequence MTARVGLVVNPAAGRDIRRLTGGASVSNNYAKRRTAECVLAGVGVVEGAEVLAMPDASGIAERILDSAPDGVETGLLDFAPAGGPRDTRRAAERFREAADAVVVLGGDGTNRDAGTSVGDVPLVSVSTGTNNVVPTAVDGTVAGMAAAVVADGAADAKAVSYRHGTAVAEVDGRTGRETVTGLATVGVVDEAFVGTRALLDSESLLGGVASRAAPGEIGVSGAAGAVHRVEPDESGGVGIRFAPAGEASRRVRAVTVPGVVSELGVAECRRLDAEESFAFEVETAVVSADGERELEVRDAEIAVRPADDGPRIVDVDAALAAAAEEGFFVGE
- a CDS encoding 2-oxo acid dehydrogenase subunit E2, with amino-acid sequence MSYVVKMPKLGLEMDSGTVVEWFAEEGEEVTADEPVAEIESEKTTAEIDARESGVLRHVGVEAGESVPPGAALGIVGGADEDISSLMADFEAGAVEGAPDAGEEAETADSGAETGGDRGATAADSGGGTGSGSAADVKASPRAKRRADELGVDVGSVEGSGPDGAITEADVKAAAESGGTGDEEDVKASPRARKRADELGVDIGRVEGSGPGGAITENDVEAAAESGGEAAAGESAEPAVSEERTLSGMRRTIADRLGKSYRESVHVTVHRTTNAEAALAAADAAGEQLGTDVSLTDILLKALSATLAEHPEFNATFRDDTHRLHEEQNVCVAVDVEEGLLAPVVRGVDSLSLSELAETRREVTRRVLDGDYSMDDLSGGTFTVSNLGVLGVESFDPVINPPQVAILGVNAVEERVVPDESGSDFTVRRMLPLDLSFDHRVVDGADAARFMATLSDHLDDPWPLLEGVEATEPESVELPEATATASVGPDLKGTVEAGSFEYDFDVTEEFGGGTAPTPVDLFVSSLAACLSASIGVQADIRDADVRNVTVEAEATPPEGSVESISLTAVLDTDADEERVERIVRNGERTCHVNELLREDLPVSLDWRRA